One region of Cyanobium sp. M30B3 genomic DNA includes:
- a CDS encoding MCE family protein yields MRRSVREAIVGFSLLAAISSAVGLSMWLRGLSLTRQHWTVEARFAQADGLAVRSPVVYRGVMVGTVRSVAISSAAVVAELEITNPRLRLAQPTVAEIGQVSVLGGESQVALVSQGEPLPDDAPSPRAKNCDSKRMLCDGATIKGSEGASLSSLTNLMHRMLSQVEQEQLVAKVTQVATSIDQTSKEANAFLSEGRVLVKDGVGLVRDGVGLVNDGKALAKGLEASVQEVQPTLTNLNASSVHLRRLLASIDNPKVVEDLQQTMANAERLTAQWEAVGGDVHRLTGDPGFMNGLRSLAVGLGQFFDELYPAQTGAAKDKAARDAARQQQQEALQQQNNPPAGTVKPR; encoded by the coding sequence ATGCGCCGTTCCGTCCGTGAGGCCATTGTCGGTTTCTCCCTGCTGGCCGCCATCTCCAGTGCCGTAGGCCTGAGCATGTGGCTGCGGGGCCTGTCCCTCACCCGTCAGCACTGGACGGTGGAAGCGCGCTTCGCCCAGGCCGACGGCCTGGCCGTGCGCTCCCCGGTGGTGTATCGCGGCGTGATGGTGGGCACGGTACGTTCCGTGGCGATCAGCTCGGCAGCTGTGGTTGCCGAACTGGAAATCACCAATCCACGCCTGCGCCTGGCCCAACCCACCGTGGCCGAGATTGGCCAGGTATCGGTGCTGGGGGGTGAATCTCAGGTGGCACTCGTCAGCCAGGGGGAACCCTTGCCCGACGATGCCCCTAGCCCCAGGGCGAAGAACTGCGACAGCAAGCGCATGCTCTGCGATGGCGCCACCATCAAGGGCAGCGAGGGTGCCAGCCTCTCCAGCCTCACCAACCTGATGCACCGCATGCTCAGCCAGGTGGAGCAGGAACAGCTGGTGGCCAAGGTCACCCAGGTGGCCACGAGCATCGACCAGACCTCCAAGGAAGCCAACGCCTTCCTGAGCGAAGGCCGGGTGCTGGTGAAGGACGGCGTGGGGCTGGTGCGCGATGGCGTGGGGCTGGTGAACGACGGCAAAGCCCTGGCCAAGGGCCTGGAAGCCTCGGTGCAGGAGGTGCAGCCCACCCTCACCAACCTCAACGCCAGTTCCGTCCACCTGCGCCGGTTGCTGGCCTCCATCGACAACCCCAAGGTGGTGGAGGATCTGCAGCAGACGATGGCCAATGCCGAGAGGCTCACCGCCCAGTGGGAGGCCGTGGGCGGGGACGTGCACCGGCTCACGGGCGACCCCGGTTTCATGAATGGCCTGCGCAGCCTGGCCGTGGGGCTGGGGCAGTTCTTCGACGAGCTCTACCCGGCCCAGACCGGCGCCGCGAAGGACAAGGCGGCTCGGGATGCGGCCCGCCAGCAGCAGCAGGAGGCGTTGCAGCAGCAGAACAACCCGCCAGCCGGCACCGTCAAGCCCCGCTGA
- a CDS encoding ATP-binding cassette domain-containing protein yields MAAVKNSADPTGVPVAELRNLSLQFGAKRVLDQVNLRVEPGERLVVVGPSGVGKSTILRLLAGLQLPSDGQLLLHGQPQTYLRLDQEHPQDVRLVFQNPALLGSLTVGENVGFLLYRFSRLRDSEIRDRVREALEAVGLGGIENQMPGELSGGMQKRVSFARALIQDPSQPKEKVPLLLFDEPTAGLDPVACTRIEDLIVRTTTLTQASSVVVSHVHSTIERTGQRMVLIYDGQFRWQGDLESYRHTDNPYVVQFRSGNLQGPMQPAEV; encoded by the coding sequence ATGGCTGCCGTAAAGAACTCGGCGGACCCAACAGGCGTGCCGGTGGCCGAACTGCGCAACCTCAGCCTGCAGTTCGGCGCGAAGCGGGTGCTGGATCAGGTGAACCTGCGGGTCGAGCCCGGCGAGCGGCTGGTGGTGGTGGGCCCCTCCGGGGTGGGGAAGTCCACGATCCTGCGCCTGCTGGCGGGGCTGCAGCTGCCCAGCGACGGCCAGCTGCTGCTGCACGGCCAGCCCCAGACCTATCTGCGGCTGGACCAGGAACATCCCCAGGATGTTCGCCTGGTGTTCCAGAACCCCGCCCTGCTCGGCTCTCTCACGGTGGGTGAAAACGTGGGTTTTCTGCTCTACCGCTTCAGCCGCTTGCGCGACAGCGAGATCCGCGATCGAGTGCGGGAGGCTCTGGAGGCCGTTGGGCTCGGAGGCATCGAGAACCAGATGCCCGGCGAACTCAGCGGCGGCATGCAGAAACGGGTGAGCTTTGCCCGAGCCCTGATCCAGGACCCCAGCCAACCGAAGGAGAAGGTGCCGCTGCTGCTGTTCGATGAACCCACCGCCGGCCTCGACCCAGTGGCCTGCACGCGGATTGAGGATCTGATCGTGCGCACCACCACACTCACCCAGGCAAGCTCCGTGGTGGTGAGCCACGTGCACAGCACGATTGAGCGCACCGGCCAGCGGATGGTGCTGATCTACGACGGTCAGTTCCGCTGGCAGGGCGATCTGGAGTCTTACCGCCACACCGACAATCCCTACGTGGTGCAGTTCCGAAGCGGTAATCTGCAAGGCCCGATGCAGCCGGCGGAGGTGTAA
- a CDS encoding YvcK family protein, translating into MGRGDLRQKDLVSRSRRAVRWLQPGLVVKRWVLTSGLGLLIALLGAAVWADLQPIYWTLAGIQWLLKNLTTVLPREFTGPLVLAIGAGLIWLGQSRSFGTIQQALAPDKDTLLVDALAAQGRLNRGPSIVAIGGGTGLSTLLSGLKRYSSNLTAIVTVADDGGSSGVLRRELGVQPPGDIRNCLAALAREEPLLTRLFQYRFQAGGGLEGHSFGNLFLSALTSITGSLEAAITASGRVLAVQGQVVPATNADVRLWAELENGERIEGESRIGRAPSPIVRLGCTPARPPALPRAIEAIAHADLIVLGPGSLYTSLLPNLLVPELVEAIARSKAPRLYICNLMTQPGETDGLDVEGHLRAIEAQLASIGVEQRLFTAVLAQEDMGDSPLLEHYRQLGAEPVTCDSRRLRRQGYRVMQAPLQGARPTATLRHDPRNLALAVIRFYRQQLRVS; encoded by the coding sequence ATCGGTCGCGGCGACCTGCGTCAGAAAGATCTGGTGAGCCGCTCCCGGCGGGCCGTGCGCTGGCTGCAGCCGGGCCTCGTGGTGAAGCGCTGGGTGCTCACCTCCGGCCTCGGCCTGCTGATCGCCCTGCTGGGGGCGGCCGTGTGGGCCGACCTGCAGCCCATCTACTGGACCCTGGCCGGCATTCAGTGGCTGCTCAAGAACCTCACCACCGTGCTGCCGCGGGAGTTCACCGGGCCGCTGGTGCTGGCCATCGGTGCCGGGCTGATCTGGCTGGGGCAGAGCCGCAGCTTCGGCACGATCCAGCAGGCGCTGGCTCCGGATAAGGACACCCTGCTGGTCGATGCCCTGGCGGCCCAGGGGCGCCTCAACCGCGGGCCGAGCATCGTGGCGATCGGCGGCGGCACCGGCCTTTCCACCCTGCTCAGCGGCCTCAAGCGCTACAGCTCCAACCTCACGGCGATCGTCACCGTGGCTGACGACGGCGGCAGCAGTGGCGTGCTGCGCCGGGAGCTGGGGGTCCAGCCCCCCGGTGACATCCGCAACTGCCTGGCGGCCCTGGCCCGGGAGGAGCCCCTGCTCACCCGTCTGTTCCAGTACCGCTTCCAGGCCGGTGGTGGTCTGGAGGGGCACAGCTTCGGCAACCTCTTTCTCTCGGCGCTCACCTCGATCACCGGCAGCCTGGAGGCGGCGATCACCGCCAGTGGCCGGGTGCTGGCGGTGCAGGGCCAGGTGGTTCCCGCCACCAATGCCGATGTGCGCCTCTGGGCCGAGCTCGAGAACGGCGAGCGGATCGAGGGCGAGTCGCGCATCGGCCGCGCTCCCAGCCCGATCGTGCGCCTGGGCTGCACCCCTGCGCGGCCTCCCGCCCTGCCCAGGGCGATCGAGGCGATTGCCCACGCCGATCTGATCGTGCTCGGGCCAGGCAGCCTGTACACCTCCCTGCTGCCCAACCTGCTGGTGCCGGAGCTGGTGGAGGCGATCGCCCGCAGCAAGGCCCCCCGGCTCTACATCTGCAATCTGATGACCCAGCCCGGCGAGACCGACGGGCTGGACGTGGAGGGCCACCTGCGCGCGATCGAGGCCCAGCTGGCCAGCATCGGCGTTGAGCAACGGCTGTTCACCGCCGTGCTGGCCCAGGAGGACATGGGGGACTCTCCCCTGCTCGAGCACTACCGCCAGCTCGGTGCCGAGCCGGTCACCTGCGACAGCCGCCGGCTGCGCCGCCAGGGCTACCGGGTGATGCAGGCGCCGCTGCAGGGGGCCAGACCCACGGCCACCCTGCGCCATGATCCCCGCAACCTGGCCCTGGCGGTGATTCGCTTCTACCGCCAGCAGTTGCGGGTCTCCTGA